In Oncorhynchus masou masou isolate Uvic2021 chromosome 11, UVic_Omas_1.1, whole genome shotgun sequence, the genomic stretch ctccaccatgctcgatgctaggtacaaggaccgctacttctttaacaggcattctctctgagcctctttactgtgtcaccaccatgctcgatgtaaggtacaaggaccgctacttctttaacaggcattctctctgagcctctttactgtgtctccaccatgctcgatgctaggtacaaggaccgctacttctttaacaggcattctctctgagcctctttactgtgtctccaccatgctcgatgctaggtacaaggaccgctacttctttaacaggcattctctctgagcctctttactgtgtctccaccatgctcgatgctaggtacaaggaccgctacttctttaacaggcattctctctgagcctctttactgtgtctccaccatgctcgatgctaggtacaaggaccgctacttctttaacaggcattctctctgagcctctttactgtgtcaccaccatgctcgatgtaaggtacaaggaccgctacttctttaacaggcattctctctgagcctctttactgtgtctccaccatgctcgatgctaggtacaaggaccgctacttctttaacaggcattctctctgagcctctttactgtgtctccaccatgctcgatgctaggtacatgaccgctacttctttaacaggcattctctctgagcctctttactgtgtcaccaccatgctcgatgctaggtacatgaccgctacttctttaacaggtattctctctgagcctctttactgtgtctccaccatgctcgatgctaggtacaaggatcactacttcgatgcagacaaaaAACAAGGTTTACATGAAATGGATGGAAATGGACACAGTTACAGTGCGCACCGAGGAAGAGGACCCACGACAGAAGAGGCCAAggacagagctgaaacttcaaCACTtaacatgtatgatgaaatcctggttgagaatgaaatgacagaacaacgaaacagcacagcaagtaagtgaatgaaaaaaaatggtgttttactggtaatgggaaCATACGTAAATGAAAATAACTTTggtcagtgtgtgagtgtttcaACTGTTTAACTGAACTACAATACTTAAAAGGTCGCTCAAATTTTAAATATCGGCATCaggttttttggcaaggaaaatattggacaTCGGTAAAAAAATCAAATCGGTGCTTCCCCAGTGTTCGACCGCATTAAAGTCCCACGAGGAGCGAAGCTTCTGGATGAGCAtctcttgtttgcttatggccttgagtgccagcatcggtttgtggtggaaATAGAAggctacaaataatatagatgagaaccctCTTGGAGATAGtctggtctacagcttatcatgaggtattatACCTCAGGCAATCAATAACTTGATGCTTCTAACACACCGACAGCGTCATTGCGCAAAATagtacgcagcatcatctggatatgtctgcaacaaaagttcaacactcaccttctgctaccatttctgtcaagccgtctacacATACAGTTTGACGCATACGTTCGATAAATCCAATGTATGCACCACACCAAACACACTGCAAATGCCTCTGCAAtacaatgctgcaaggcaaacacagcatttcattggaaatgaatgtcattttagtgtaccaaaatgcaatgacgcTCTTGGTGTGTTCAAAGCGTGAGGCTTTTTTAATATTAGATATCGCCaacagttattgacaaatagacacacaaccccgccccttgtcttaccagacgtagctgctctgtcctgccaaaacacggagaagccagccagctctatattatccatgtcgtcggTCAGCCAAGTCTCGGTGAAAAGTAAGATATTTCagtttaatgtcccgttggtaggatagtcttaattGTAGATCGGGTTTTACAATGATTGCATGTCGGCCAATAAAACCGAAGGTAGCATTGGTTTACCTACTCGGCAaattcttacaaggcaccccaccctcctcccccttttcACCATCTTTTCTTCACGCTGATGACGGGGATTTGGCCTTGTCTCGACAAAGCGTTGGACTCATTCATTTCACATGTTATCTAGATAAGATCATagtcccaagacatgctaactaGAGGtggaccgattaatcggaatggccaattaattagggccgatttcaagttttcataacaatcggaaatcggtatttttgggcgctgaTTTTgccgttttttgtttttttttacacctttattattttcaatgacggcctaggaacgttctgaacgacagatttgtaccttgtcagctcgggggatccaatcttgcaaccttacagttaactagtccaacgctcttgccacctgattacattgcactccacgaggagcctgcctgttacgcaaatgcattaagccaaggtaagttgctagctcgcattaaacttatcttataaaaaacaatcaatcaacgactgtcgttgctccaacgtgtacttaaccataaacatcaatgcctttcttaaaatcaatacacaagtatatatttttaaacctgcatctttagctaaaagaaatccaggttagcaggcaatattagccaggtgaaattgtgtcacttctcttgcgtacattgcacgcagagtcagggtatatgcaacagtttgggccgcctggctctttgcgaactaatttgccataattttacgtaattatgacattgaaggttgtgcaatgtaacaggaatatttagactcatggatgccctctgttagataaaatacggaacggaataaacgttttgttttcaaggtgatagtttccggatttgccctaaggctcgtatttctgtgtgtttatagttaagtctatgatttgatatttgatagagcagtctgactgaggggtggtaggcagcagcaggctcgtaatagtcaaaggtatttggtttagagagaaatagtcgacgtgttataattcctgtaataacttgcggctgaacttgaaaggggttccttcattattttaccgttcatgtcttccatagagaatgtcttgatctacttccaataaggtctgtgtttcgtgcagGTTAGGGTGCAGGTTTAAACCGCCTCTGTTCATGTCTTCCAAagagaatgtcttgatctacttcagataaggtctgtgtttcatgCTTAAACCGCCTCGGCATTTTGATACCCGtgtaaatctcactaggataaggtaacgtttgtcaacatattttcataaatcactctacaatttctttttttttttttatcttcgCTTATATTTAGACAATATTGATCAGAGTTACCTTGTCCTATGGCTATCTACAGTTATAAAATTGGCACGGTGttgtaagcctacacgaaacacagaccttattttaagtgaatataaaaatatcctatggaataaatgaatgaaggaaccgcttttcagattttgctagaaggtgtcatgggaattatgactcgcactttggtagtcaattcttaccatgcccattattaaaataggatttcctgcatatagaaattatgttttcaacattcatcacagGTAACTTAAACTCTATTTTTATTCAAACAGTTCAAACTGTTGTCTCCTAAGCAGACTCTTCAGTATCATTGTCACTTCAgagctgtttctgtgtgtgtgtgtgtgtgtgtgtgtgtgtgtgtgtgtgtgtgtgtgtgtgtgtgtgtgtgtgtgtgtgtgtgtgtgtgtgtgtgtgtgtgtgtatgtgcacatgtgcgtgtgcgcgtgtgtgcgtgtgacagatggcagagaaaagcagagcaccaGACTATTACATAGAATTGGCACCAGGGAAAGCAAGGTGTCTTATTAGTGATAAAGATGTAAACATGGGGTCAGCAACGGCTAAATCAAAACATACCACCAACCTGTGGAATCACCTTAAGAACACCCATCCAAAAACGCAtcatgtgtattatattaagttaaaataagtgttcattgggtattgttgcaattgtcattattacaaaaatgtctgtgtgtatgtatataaatacttttttattattattttttataaatatattattattattatttatttctttttaaatcggccgattaatcggtatcggctttttttgtcctccaataatcggtattggcgttgaaaaatcataatcgatcGACATCTAATGCTAACctttcaccattacaataacagggggggTTACAGTATGAGGACTGACTCAGCGGTTTACCTGAATGCTTTGTTGAGCGTCTGGTAGTTGAAGTGGTCTGGAGCTAAGCCTATCACCACAGCGTTGGGTTCGGATGTCTCCATACCTGCAGCACAACATGGATAGAAGACGCTTTATAGAGTTAAAGCTACacctgcatctcaaatggcaccatatgccctacacagtgcactacttctgaccagggtccatgCAGCTCCATTGGGATGCTAAATGTAAGTTAGTTTACAATCTGCTCTGTCTCATCGAGCCCTGGCTCTCACCTGAGAAGTCCTCCAGTGCACTGTCCGCCACCAGCAGTAGGGGGCGTAGTTGTCTCTGCTCCACGAGGCTCCTGGCTGCTGTCAGGGACGTGAAGATCTCCTGCTCCTGGATGTCAAAGTTCAGACTGTGGAGACGCTCCACAAGGTTCCTCTTACACTCCTTAGTGGTGTTGGTCACAAACTTCACCGCTACAGAGGACTGACGCAACCTAGTGTATAAACCCCAAACATAGAGACCGTGTGACTTCAGAAGAAACTCACAGAATTGAGGACTGGGTGAGTACTGAATATGGGGACTGGGGCATGCTGCAGAAAGAAAATCTTAGACGTATTTGTGACTTCTTACTTTCAGATGTAACCAGAGGGTTGTGTGAGCAACTTAGGACAAAGTGGCTGGGTGAGTACTGAATAACAAGGATAACAGGGCTCTGGGCAGACTGACCTGTGGAGGGCATCCTGTGCTCCAGGCACGGCTGTGTCTTCTACATGGAGGGTTCCACTCAGGTCAATCAGCACTGCCTTCAGAGCCCGTCTGGTCGCCATCATACCAGGTACCTATGTACTGTATACATACACCATTATTGATAGAGATAAATCCATGCACATAGAGACCCTATTCaattagttgagtatctggagcatcagcatttgtagtaatcgaacccacaaatgctaatgctccagatactcaactagtctaaaggcccgttttattgcttctttaatcataacaagttttcagctgtgctaacataatgcaaaggggttttctaatgatcaattagccttttaaaattatacatttggattagctaacacattgtgccattggaacacaggagtgatggttgctgataatgggcctctgtacgcctatgtaaatATTCAATTTTACAAatctgccttttccagctacaatagtcatttacaacattaacaatgtctacactgaatttctgatcaatttcatgttattttaatggacaaaatttatatgttctttttttttaatgacatttctaagtgacccgaaacttttgaacggtggttAAAACTACCGTAGTGGATTAAACAACGGGGCTAAATTCAAATTCAAAGAGCGCGTCCTCGTCCGAGCTTGCGACTCCACGTCTTACAGGAACGAGCTCACCGGCCAAGCACACGCACTGTGGTGGATGCGAGGTccgatcccacttctgacaccaatgtaatgaaacagcagggagcaggtctcgaaccctcgaccttctagcccgaggcgcgctatcgactgtgccgcaaaagcatgctcaagGACAAagcactgtgtgtatatataaaggTTCTCTCTCTTATATATATAAGGGTATATATATaggctttatatatatatacacacacacagagcaatatACAATCCACATCTCTAAATAATAGGGGTTACACCGCTGAGTTTGCGCTCCATGCAGGGGGTTTGAGTAACTAACATAGTGGTGGCAGGGTAAAACATGGGGGTGATGGGGGTGTGTATAATCATCGTACATAGGCCTTATTTGGATAATGGTTCTCTGTATAATTAAGAAAACTAGGAAATAAATATAGTCGCTCAATCAACCGGTAGGCTTTATTCTGGTTGCCAACGTATCTAAAGCAAAGCTGAAGAGAAGTCAGAGCTGCAACAGGGAGAGCAAACAGACCAACGATACAGGCTAACTAGCAAACATAACTAGCCTGTTGGGGAAAGACCTAGCTACTACTAGTGTTGTTTGAGAGTTGCCGTAGTTTCTATCAATGTAATGTTTAAGAATGATACATAAGGTAGTGTGTAAAGAAATACCAAAACTCCAGTACTTGGAAAACGCAGGCTAAGTGCGGTATGAAGTTCCGCAGCTTCCGCCCACCGCTGGCAGAACCTAAACTCTGACGTTTATATTTTGCGGTCCTTCGAGTTGACTGGATTTTTTAGCCGCCTGTCAAACTGCCTGTTTCAATTACGTTTGGTCAACGAGAGGCTGTCATTCGTGTTTTATTATTTCTGTATAAtaataacaaaacaataaaatatCAACTAATGATAATAATCTTCTAATGGGGAAGATGAATAATCACACGCACGCCCACTTGTTATTCTCCTATTATCCATTAATAATGTAAAGGGTTATATGGAACAGATTAGCAACCGGGTTATAGCATTCATAGAATTGACCGAAACGGTGGTTGTACAAAGTCTAAATTTTAACCCTCTTATTAAAAAAACCCAGAAGAAactaaatcaatggctacagagggacttatctttaaaaggtagagtcctaataaccaaggctgaaggtatctctagactaacatatggtactctatctttatatcttgactaaaataagcaaggagatagaccagatgattttcaactttctttggagaaaccgtacccattacattaggaaaactgttgaaatgaacacttatgagaatggtagactgaattttctggactttactactttaaataatacttttaagatcaattggataaaacaattcctaagaagacccacttctatcTGGAATTTTATTCCTCGTCATatcttctctacttttggtggccttaacttcatgttgttttgcaattataatattgacaaagttccagtgaaactttctgcttttcatcggcaggttttcctgtcatggtccttaatttataaacacaatttttctccacacagatattatatatggaataatcgggatatattgtataaaaatacctctctgtttttagaatattggttccgaaataatatcctattggtgagccaactggtaaatacagagggtcttttactcagttataaagaattcttatcactttacaaggtccctgtaacacctaaagatgttgccattgttttagatgccattcctTCAGGTGTTGCTCTGTTATTCAGGGACGTGTCAAGACCCTCAGAGCCGACAttctattgaccctgttgactcatcagtaggaaagatttctcttttggtccattcaacaacagagcgatacgatcCTTGTTTCAGCNNNNNNNNNNNNNNNNNNNNNNNNNNNNNNNNNNNNNNNNNNNNNNNNNNNNNNNNNNNNNNNNNNNNNNNNNNNNNNNNNNNNNNNNNNNNNNNNNNNNNNNNNNNNNNNNNNNNNNNNNNNNNNNNNNNNNNNNNNNNNNNNNNNNNNNNNNNNNNNNNNNNNNNNNNNNNNNNNNNNNNNNNNNNNNNNNNNNNNNNNNNNNNNNNNNNNNNNNNNNNNNNNNNNNNNNNNNNNNNNNNNNNNNNNNNNNNNNNNNNNNNNNNNNNNNNNNNNNNNNNNNNNNNNNNNNNNNNNNNNNNNNNNNNNNNNNNNNNNNNNNNNNNNNNNNNNNNNNNNNNNNNNNNNNNNNNNNNNNNNNNNNNNNNNNNNNNNNNNNNNNNNNNNNNNNNNNNNNNNNNNNNNNNNNNNNNNNNNNNNNNNNNNNNNNNNNNNNNNNNNNNNNNNNNNNNNNNNNNNNNNNNNNNNNNNNNNNNNNNNNNNNNNNNNNNNNNNNNNNNtagatacattatagtctgtttacaggtctagatacattatagtctgtttacaggtctagatacattatagtctgtttacaggtctagatgcattatagtctgtttacaggtctagatacattatagtctgtttacaggtctagatacattatagtctgtttacaggtctagatacagtatagtctgtttacaggtctagatacagtatagtctgtttacaggtctagatgcattatagtctgtttactgGTCTAGATACatttagatacagtatagtctgtacaggtctagatacattatagtctgtttacaggtctagatacattatagtctgtttacaggtctagatacattatagtctgtttacaggtctagatacagtatagtctgtttacaggtctagatacagtatagtctgtttacaggtctagatacagtatagtctgtttacaggtctagatacattgatacagtctgtttacaggtctagatacattatagtctgtttacaggtctagatacatttagatacatatagtctgtttacaggtctagatacatgtatagtctgtttacaggtctagatacagtatagtctgtttacaggtctagatacagtatagtctgtttacaggtctagaggcagtatagtctgtttacaggtctagaggcagtatagtctgtttacaggtctagatacattatagtctgtttacaggtctagatacattttgatacagtatagtctgaccggtctagatacattatagtctgtttacaggtctagatacattatagtctgtttacaggtctagatacattatagtctgtttacaggtctagatacattatagtctgtttacaggtctagatacattatagtctgtttacaggtctagatacattatagtctgtttacaggtctagatacattatagtctgtttacaggtctagatacattatagtctgtttacaggtctagatacattatagtctgtttacaggtctagatacattatagtctgtttacaggtctagatacagtatagtctgtttacaggtctagatacagtatagtctgtttacaggtctagatacattatagtctgtttacaggtctagatacattatagtctgtttacaggtctagatacagtatagtctgtttacaggtctagatacagtatagtctgtttacaggtctagatacattatagtctgtttacaggtctagatacacttagatacagtatagtctgtttacaggtctagatgcagttatagtctgtttacaggtctagatacattatagtctgtttacaggtctagatacattatagtctgtttacaggtctagatacattatagtctgtttaccggtctagatacattatagtctgtttacaggtctagatacatgtatagtctgtttacaggtctagatacagtatagtctgtttacaggtctagatacattatagtctgtttacaggtctagatacattatagtctgtttacaggtctagatacattatagtctgtttacaggtctagatacagtatagtctgtttacaggtctagatacagtatagtctgtttacaggtctagatacagtatagtctgtttacaggtctagatacagtatagtctgtttacaggtctagatacattatagtctgtttacaggtctagatacattatagtctgtttacaggtctagatacattatagtctgtttacaggtctagatacattatagtctgtttacaggtctagatacattatagtctgtttacaggtctagatacattatagtctgtttacaggtctagatacattatagtctgtttacaggtctagatacattatagtctgtttacaggtctagatacattatagtctgtttacaggtctagatacagtatagtctgtttacaggtctagatacagtatagtctgtttacaggtctagatacagtatagtctgtttacaggtctagatacagtatagtctgtttacaggtctagatacagttaGATCAGTCTAGTCtgtacaggtctagatacagtatagtctgtttacaggtctagatacattataagtctgtttacaggtctagatacattatagtctgtttacaggtctagatacagttaGATACAGtactgtttacaggtctagatacagtatagtctgtttacaggtctagatacattatagtctgtttacaggtctagatacattatagtctgtttacaggtctagatacattatagtctgtttacaggtctagatacagtatagtctgtttacaggtctagatacagtatagtctgtttacaggtctagatacagtatagtctgtttacaggtctagatagcagttatagtctgtttacaggtctagatacattatagtctgtttacaggtctagatacattatagtctgtttacaggtctagatacattatagtctgtttacaggtctagatacattatagtctgtttacaggtctagatacagtatagtctgtttacaggtctagatacagtatagtctgtttacaggtctagaggcagtatagtctgtttacaggtctagaggcagtatagtctgtttacaggtctagatgcagtatagtctgtttacaggtctagaggcagtatagtctgtttacaggtctagatgcattatagtctgtttacaggtctagatacagctagatgcattatagtctgtttacaggtctagatacagtatagtctgtttactgGTCTAGATACatttagatacagtatagtctgaccggtctagatacattatagtctgtttacaggtctagatacattatagtctgtttacaggtctagatacattatagtctgtttacaggtctagatacattatagtctgtttacaggtctagatgcattatagtctgtttacaggtctagatacagctagatgcattatagtctgtttacaggtctagatacagtatagtctgtttactgGTCTAGATACatttagatacagtatagtctgaccggtctagatacattatagtctgtttacaggtctagatacagtatagtctgtttacaggtctagatacattatagtctgtttacaggtctagatacagtatagtctgtttacaggtctagatacatttagatagtctgtttacaggtctagatacattatagtctgtttacaggtctagatacattatagtctgtttacaggtctagatacagttaGATACAGtgtagtctgtttacaggtctagatacattatagtctgtttacaggtctagatacattatagtctgtttacaggtctagatacagtatagtctgtttacaggtctagatacattatagtctgtttacaggtctagatacagtatagtctgtttacaggtctagatacattatagtctgtttacaggtctagatacattatagtctgtttacaggtctagatacattatagtctgtttacaggtctagatacattatagtctgtttacaggtctagatacattatagtctgtttacaggtctagatacattatagtctgtttactggtctagatacattatagtctgacaggtctagatacattatagtctgtttacaggtctagatacagtagatacagtacagtctgtttacaggtctagatgcagtatagtctgtttacaggtctagataagtatagtctgtttacaggtctagatacagtagtctgtttacaggtctagatacattatagtctgtttacaggtctagagatacattatagtctgacaggtctagatacattatagtctgtttacaggtctagatacattatagtctgtttacaggtctagatacattatagtctgtttacaggtctagatacattatagtctgtttacaggtctagatacattatagtctgtttacaggttaGATAcatatagtctgtttacaggtctagatacattatagtctgtttacaggtctagatgcagtatagtctgtttacaggtctagatacagtatagtctgtttacaggtctagatacattatagtctgtttacaggtctagatacattatagtctgtttacaggtctagatacattatagtctgtttacaggtctagatacattatagtctgtttacaggtctagatacattatagtctgtttacaggtctagatacagtatagtctgtttacaggtctagatacagtatagtctgtttacaggtctagatacagtatagtctgtttacaggtctagatacagtatagtctgtttacaggtctagaggcagtatagtctgtttactgGTCTAGATACatttagatacagtatagtctgaccggtctagatacattatagtctgtttacaggtctagatacagtatagtctgtttacaggtctagatacattatagtctgtttacaggtctagatacattatagtctgtttacaggtctagatacagtagatacattatagtctgtttacaggtctagatgctagatacattatagtctgtttaccggtctagatacattatagtctgtttacaggtctagatacattatagtctgtttacaggtctagatacattatagtctgtttacaggtctagatacattatagtctgtttacaggtctagatacattatagtctgtttacaggtctagatacattatagtctgtttacaggtctagatacagtatagtctgtttacaggtctagaggcagtatagtctgtttacaggtctagatgcattatagtctgtttacaggtctagatacagctagatacattatagtctgtttacaggtctagatacattatagtctgtttacaggtctagatacattatagtctgtttacaggtctagatacattatagtctgtttacaggtctagatacattatagtctgtttacaggtctagatacagtatagtctgtttacaggtctagatacattatagtctgtttacaggtctagaggcattatagtctgtttacaggtctagatacagtatagtctgtttacaggtctagatacagtatagtctgtttacaggtctagatacattatagtctgtttacaggtctagaggCAGTACATCTAGAggcagtatagtctgtttacaggtctagatgcattatagtctgtttacaggtctagatgcattatagtctgtttacaggtctagatacattatagtctgtttacaggtctagatttAGATACAgttagatacattatagtctgtttacaggtctagatacatttagatgcattatagtctgtttacaggtctagatacagctagatacattatagtctgtttacaggtctagatacattatagtctgtttacaggtctagatacattatagtctgtttacaggtctatatacattatagtctgttt encodes the following:
- the hdhd2 gene encoding haloacid dehalogenase-like hydrolase domain-containing protein 2; this encodes MMATRRALKAVLIDLSGTLHVEDTAVPGAQDALHRLRQSSVAVKFVTNTTKECKRNLVERLHSLNFDIQEQEIFTSLTAARSLVEQRQLRPLLLVADSALEDFSGMETSEPNAVVIGLAPDHFNYQTLNKAFRLVLDGAPLIAIHKARYYKRKDGLALGPGAFVTGLEYATDCQATVVGKPEGTFFLEALRDIGCCPEEAIMIGDDARDDVGGAQNIGMLGIVVRTGKYRVGDEGKINPPPYLTCDSFTQAVDHILQHIL